In the genome of Christensenella timonensis, one region contains:
- a CDS encoding RrF2 family transcriptional regulator, with protein sequence MKLSTKGRYGLRAMIDLAQNGSKEAVSISSIAARQHISESYLEQLVGKLKKAGLVSSIRGAQGGYILAKEMEDISVGDILRALEGDLSPIDCPALMDEGGCEQSGSCASKYVWQRLNDGINEIVDEIKLSTLVEQENGACSCHSSAAGL encoded by the coding sequence ATGAAATTATCGACAAAGGGAAGATATGGATTGCGCGCAATGATCGACCTGGCGCAAAACGGGAGTAAGGAAGCGGTCTCCATCAGCAGTATTGCGGCACGGCAGCATATTTCGGAAAGCTACCTGGAGCAGCTTGTAGGCAAGCTCAAAAAAGCGGGGCTGGTAAGCAGCATCCGCGGCGCGCAGGGAGGCTATATCCTCGCAAAGGAGATGGAAGATATCTCGGTCGGGGATATCCTGCGGGCGCTTGAGGGGGATTTAAGCCCCATCGATTGTCCGGCGCTTATGGATGAAGGCGGCTGCGAGCAATCCGGATCGTGCGCATCCAAATATGTTTGGCAGCGCTTAAACGACGGTATCAATGAGATCGTAGATGAAATCAAGCTGAGCACTTTGGTGGAGCAGGAGAACGGTGCATGCTCTTGCCATAGCAGTGCGGCAGGACTATAA
- a CDS encoding ABC transporter ATP-binding protein: protein MSIFKSFASYYKPYRRMFYFDLFCALVVSLVDLAFPQILNFLTDGLYTRSADIIVRSLWIVAVALVAMYIVRYGCQYYITTWGHVMGAQMESDMRQDLFDQMQRLSFSYYDKNNTGDMMSRLVSDLFDISELAHHGPENIFISALKIIGSFVLLMLINVPMTLILLAVTALMIAFSVSKNKKMRAIFMDNRKKIAGVNQQVQDSLSGIRVVKSFANEDLEREKFEHSNMEFLDSKKSSYRIMGTFQAGNNFFTGMLYTAVLVSGGFFIANGTLRIADLAIYALYIGIFVAPIDVLINFTEQFQKGFAGFKRFLEIIHTEPEIREKKNAQPLQNVAGNIDYQDVTFGYDHDSHVFEHIDVSIPAGKTVALVGPSGGGKTTFCSLLPRFYDVTKGAVRIDGQDVRDVTLKSLRSAIGIVQQDVYMFGGSIRDNIAYGKPHATDEEIVEAAKNANIHDFIASLPDGYDTNVGERGTRLSGGQKQRIAIARVFLKDPAILILDEATSALDNESERHIQLALEKLSKDRTTIVIAHRLSTIRGADEIIVMGNEGIQERGTHAQLLAHNGIYANYYNMQFEGLND from the coding sequence ATGTCTATTTTCAAGAGTTTCGCCAGCTATTATAAGCCCTACCGGAGGATGTTTTATTTCGACCTGTTCTGCGCGCTCGTGGTTTCCCTTGTCGACCTCGCCTTTCCGCAAATATTGAATTTCCTGACGGATGGCCTGTATACGCGCAGCGCGGACATCATCGTCCGCTCGCTGTGGATCGTTGCCGTCGCGCTGGTCGCGATGTATATCGTCCGTTACGGCTGCCAGTACTACATCACCACCTGGGGGCACGTCATGGGCGCCCAGATGGAAAGCGACATGCGCCAGGACCTGTTTGACCAGATGCAGCGCCTTTCCTTTTCCTACTACGACAAAAACAACACGGGCGATATGATGTCGCGTCTCGTTTCCGACCTCTTCGATATTTCCGAGCTTGCACACCATGGGCCCGAAAACATTTTTATTTCCGCATTGAAAATTATCGGTTCATTTGTGCTGCTGATGCTCATCAACGTCCCCATGACACTCATTTTACTCGCCGTCACGGCCCTCATGATCGCTTTTTCCGTCAGCAAAAATAAAAAGATGCGCGCCATTTTTATGGATAACCGCAAAAAAATCGCGGGCGTGAACCAGCAGGTGCAGGACAGCCTTTCAGGGATCCGCGTGGTCAAATCGTTTGCCAACGAAGACCTCGAACGCGAAAAATTCGAGCACAGCAACATGGAGTTTTTGGATTCCAAAAAGAGCAGCTACCGGATCATGGGCACCTTCCAGGCCGGCAACAATTTCTTTACCGGCATGCTGTATACAGCCGTGCTCGTTTCGGGAGGCTTTTTCATTGCGAACGGCACGCTGCGCATCGCCGACCTCGCGATCTATGCCCTGTATATCGGTATATTCGTAGCGCCCATCGACGTGCTCATCAATTTCACAGAACAGTTTCAGAAGGGTTTTGCCGGTTTTAAACGCTTTTTGGAGATCATCCATACCGAACCGGAAATCCGGGAAAAGAAAAACGCGCAGCCGCTCCAAAACGTTGCGGGCAACATCGATTACCAGGACGTTACTTTCGGTTACGACCACGATTCGCATGTATTTGAACATATTGACGTATCTATCCCCGCGGGAAAAACCGTGGCGCTCGTCGGCCCCTCGGGCGGCGGCAAAACAACGTTTTGTTCCCTCCTGCCCCGCTTTTACGACGTAACAAAGGGCGCTGTAAGGATCGACGGGCAGGATGTGCGCGACGTAACGCTCAAATCCCTGCGCAGCGCCATCGGCATCGTCCAACAGGATGTTTACATGTTCGGAGGCAGTATCCGCGACAACATCGCCTACGGCAAGCCGCACGCCACGGATGAGGAGATCGTGGAAGCGGCAAAAAACGCCAATATCCACGATTTTATTGCCAGCCTCCCCGACGGCTATGATACCAATGTAGGCGAGCGCGGCACGCGCCTTTCAGGCGGGCAAAAACAGCGCATCGCCATTGCACGCGTATTCCTCAAGGATCCGGCGATCCTGATTCTCGACGAAGCGACCTCCGCACTCGATAACGAAAGCGAGCGCCATATCCAGCTCGCGTTGGAAAAGCTCTCAAAGGACAGGACGACCATCGTTATCGCCCACCGTTTGAGCACGATCAGGGGAGCCGACGAGATCATCGTCATGGGCAATGAAGGGATACAGGAACGCGGCACGCACGCACAGCTGCTTGCCCATAATGGTATTTACGCCAATTACTATAATATGCAGTTTGAGGGATTGAATGACTGA
- the nifS gene encoding cysteine desulfurase NifS: protein MEKFIYLDNAATTATRNEVVAAMLPYFSEKFGNPSSIYQFAAENKDVIDGARKVIADTLGAKPEEIYFTAGGSESDNWALISTAQAYKKKGKHIITSKIEHHAILHTCEYLETQGYEVTYLDVDENGFVKLDELEAAIREDTILISIMYANNEIGTIEPIKEIGAIAKKHGVVFHTDAVQAYCQVPINVDECNIDMLSASGHKLNGPKGVGFLYVRKSVKLRPFIHGGAQERGKRAGTENVPGIVGLAKAIEIEAATLKERTEKEIAMRDHLIDRVLNEIEYVRLNGDRTKRLPNNANFCFRFIEGESLLLMLDMNGICGSSGSACTSGSLDPSHVLLAIGLPHEIAHGSLRLTLNEMNTMEEMDYVVDTLKTVVQQIRSMSPLYDDFMKSQAK from the coding sequence ATGGAAAAGTTTATTTATCTGGACAACGCAGCGACAACGGCGACGCGAAACGAAGTGGTGGCCGCCATGCTCCCATATTTTTCCGAGAAGTTTGGGAATCCATCGAGTATCTACCAGTTTGCGGCCGAAAACAAGGATGTGATAGACGGTGCGCGTAAGGTGATCGCGGATACGCTGGGCGCAAAACCGGAGGAAATCTATTTTACGGCGGGCGGCAGCGAATCGGACAACTGGGCGCTCATTTCCACGGCACAAGCCTATAAAAAGAAGGGCAAGCATATCATCACTTCCAAGATCGAGCACCATGCGATCCTGCATACGTGCGAATACCTGGAGACGCAAGGCTATGAGGTAACGTACCTCGATGTGGATGAGAACGGCTTTGTGAAATTGGATGAACTGGAAGCGGCCATCCGGGAAGATACGATCCTTATTTCCATCATGTATGCGAACAATGAGATCGGTACCATCGAGCCCATAAAGGAGATCGGTGCGATCGCAAAGAAGCACGGGGTCGTATTCCATACGGATGCGGTGCAGGCTTACTGCCAGGTGCCCATCAATGTGGATGAATGTAATATCGATATGCTGAGCGCGAGCGGACATAAATTAAACGGCCCCAAGGGCGTTGGATTTTTATATGTGCGTAAAAGCGTGAAGCTAAGGCCGTTTATCCACGGCGGCGCGCAGGAGCGCGGCAAGCGCGCCGGCACGGAGAACGTCCCGGGCATCGTGGGATTGGCAAAGGCAATCGAGATCGAAGCCGCTACCTTAAAGGAGCGGACGGAAAAAGAGATTGCGATGCGCGACCACCTGATAGACCGTGTGTTAAATGAGATCGAGTATGTGCGTTTGAACGGCGACCGTACAAAGAGGCTGCCCAACAACGCTAACTTCTGTTTTCGCTTTATTGAAGGGGAATCCCTGCTGTTGATGCTGGATATGAATGGCATCTGCGGTTCCTCCGGCAGCGCGTGCACGTCAGGTTCCTTAGACCCGTCGCATGTGCTCCTTGCGATCGGCCTGCCGCACGAAATCGCGCACGGCTCGCTGCGTTTGACGCTCAATGAAATGAACACAATGGAAGAAATGGATTATGTTGTGGACACGCTCAAGACCGTGGTGCAGCAAATCAGGAGTATGTCGCCGCTCTACGATGATTTTATGAAATCGCAGGCGAAGTAA
- the deoC gene encoding deoxyribose-phosphate aldolase has protein sequence MNARDAARMIDISAVRTQHTLDDIMAVVTIAKKYQFINVHALPNWVADLSRLLKDEKEVFVGAPVGFPGGGHKTSVKLLEAKELIADGVQEMDIVMNVGRFKHGEYDYVLDELDQVIGLAPDGVKTKVIIEINCLSDAEMDLACGLVMKTKADFIKTGTGWVSGNANVERIRRIKSLTDGKIRIKAAGGIRSRKEFDALVAMGVERFGINTKSAMDIIESFQ, from the coding sequence ATGAACGCAAGAGATGCAGCACGTATGATTGATATTAGCGCAGTAAGAACGCAACATACATTGGATGATATTATGGCGGTCGTAACAATTGCAAAAAAGTACCAGTTTATCAATGTACACGCATTACCAAATTGGGTAGCGGATCTAAGCCGGTTGTTAAAAGATGAGAAAGAGGTCTTTGTAGGCGCGCCGGTAGGATTTCCCGGCGGCGGCCATAAAACCTCGGTCAAATTGCTTGAGGCAAAGGAATTGATTGCAGACGGGGTTCAGGAAATGGATATTGTTATGAATGTAGGGAGATTTAAGCATGGTGAGTACGATTATGTATTAGACGAACTCGACCAGGTGATCGGACTGGCTCCGGATGGCGTAAAAACAAAAGTCATTATCGAGATCAATTGCCTTTCGGATGCAGAGATGGATCTTGCTTGCGGCTTGGTTATGAAAACGAAGGCTGATTTTATTAAAACGGGAACAGGATGGGTATCCGGAAATGCGAATGTTGAAAGGATTCGGAGGATCAAATCCCTGACCGATGGAAAGATACGAATAAAAGCCGCCGGAGGAATCAGGTCAAGAAAAGAATTTGATGCATTGGTTGCGATGGGCGTTGAAAGGTTTGGGATCAATACGAAATCGGCAATGGATATCATTGAAAGCTTTCAATAG
- a CDS encoding GatB/YqeY domain-containing protein, with protein sequence MGKVEQVQKEMIAAMKAKDAERKETLTLLLSAMKAKAKDKREDLSEEEENTIILKEVKQAEESLAGAKKANRQDLIDMNEKRIAVLREFAPKQMDEAEIRKIIDDVFAKLGIGKPTPQDKGRIMKELMPLVKGKADGGLVNKLVGEKMQE encoded by the coding sequence ATGGGAAAGGTCGAGCAGGTACAGAAGGAAATGATCGCGGCGATGAAGGCAAAGGATGCGGAGCGCAAGGAAACCCTGACGCTGCTTTTGTCGGCGATGAAGGCAAAGGCAAAGGACAAGCGCGAGGATTTGAGCGAAGAGGAAGAAAATACGATCATCCTAAAAGAGGTGAAGCAGGCGGAGGAAAGCCTTGCAGGCGCGAAGAAAGCCAATCGCCAGGATTTGATCGATATGAACGAGAAGCGCATCGCCGTTTTAAGGGAATTTGCGCCCAAACAAATGGATGAAGCGGAGATACGCAAGATTATCGATGACGTTTTTGCAAAGCTGGGAATCGGAAAACCAACGCCGCAGGACAAGGGCAGGATCATGAAAGAACTGATGCCCCTTGTCAAGGGAAAAGCGGACGGCGGGCTGGTCAATAAATTGGTCGGCGAAAAAATGCAGGAATAA
- the nifU gene encoding Fe-S cluster assembly scaffold protein NifU produces MYSEKVLDHFQHPRNMGELDHASGVGTVGNAKCGDIMRIFLDVDDQGIIRDVKFKTFGCGAAVATSSMATEMIKGKTVQEALKVTNKAVMEALDGLPPVKVHCSVLAEQAIQAALWDYAEKNGIKIEGLKKPDNTEEEHGH; encoded by the coding sequence ATGTATAGTGAAAAAGTTTTGGATCATTTCCAGCATCCGAGGAATATGGGAGAGCTTGACCATGCGAGCGGCGTCGGCACAGTCGGCAACGCGAAGTGCGGGGATATTATGAGGATCTTTTTGGATGTTGATGATCAGGGGATCATCCGTGACGTGAAGTTTAAAACGTTTGGCTGCGGCGCGGCTGTCGCGACGAGCAGTATGGCGACCGAAATGATCAAGGGAAAAACCGTACAGGAGGCGCTCAAGGTGACGAACAAGGCCGTTATGGAAGCGCTCGACGGGCTTCCGCCGGTCAAGGTGCACTGCTCTGTTTTGGCGGAACAGGCCATACAGGCGGCGCTGTGGGATTATGCGGAAAAGAACGGGATCAAGATCGAGGGGCTGAAAAAGCCCGATAACACGGAAGAAGAACATGGACATTAA
- a CDS encoding xylulokinase, with amino-acid sequence MQKNMIIAYDLGTGGIKASLFDIDGRSHANTFAAYETDYNGKFHEQGPDLWWNGVIETTRLLLDKSKIDPMTVVGMAISGHSLGVVPVDKDGRLLREVTPIWSDARAEEQARRFFKEINYEKWYMTTGNGFPAELYSVFKMMWYKDHERELYDHTYKILGSKDYCNLRLTGRMCTDHSYASGSGVYSLLEKKYLPEYINAADVRGELFPEIIASHEKVGHLTPQAAGLLGLSEHVAVMAGGVDNSCMALGSKGIADGRAYLSLGSSSWIAITSKKPILDTKYKPFVFAHVADDMYASATSIFAAGSSFRWVRDNICTDILEKERKGEIKDAYLEMNQMIQGSPIGANKLIFNPSLAGGASFEESKNICGGFVGLTMSHTRNDLVRSAMEGITYNLKYVFDILTIYQQDIKEMLLVGGGAKSQVWRQMFADVFGIDIVKTCIDQDAASLGAASLVAYGLGYWNDYTIIDKIHEIQSIEKPDKQAFAQYQKFYKVHRDIAHFMALSGDELTNVKIS; translated from the coding sequence ATGCAAAAAAATATGATTATTGCTTATGATCTGGGAACTGGTGGCATAAAAGCTTCCTTGTTTGATATTGACGGCCGATCGCATGCGAATACTTTCGCTGCGTATGAAACGGATTATAATGGTAAATTTCATGAACAAGGGCCTGATCTCTGGTGGAACGGCGTGATAGAAACGACCCGGCTTTTGCTTGATAAATCCAAAATAGACCCGATGACGGTTGTGGGGATGGCAATTTCAGGACATTCGCTTGGAGTGGTGCCGGTTGATAAGGATGGCCGGCTGCTTCGCGAGGTTACCCCAATTTGGTCTGATGCCAGGGCGGAAGAACAAGCCCGCCGGTTTTTTAAAGAAATAAATTATGAGAAATGGTATATGACGACCGGAAATGGCTTCCCGGCGGAGTTATATTCTGTTTTTAAAATGATGTGGTATAAGGACCATGAAAGAGAACTTTATGATCATACTTATAAAATTCTCGGTTCCAAAGATTATTGTAACCTTAGGCTGACCGGAAGAATGTGCACGGATCATTCTTATGCTTCGGGGAGCGGGGTTTACAGTCTTTTGGAAAAAAAGTATCTTCCTGAATATATCAATGCCGCTGATGTGCGTGGGGAACTTTTTCCTGAAATTATTGCATCACACGAGAAGGTTGGCCATTTAACGCCGCAAGCCGCAGGGCTTTTAGGATTATCAGAACATGTTGCGGTAATGGCGGGCGGAGTAGATAATTCCTGCATGGCGCTGGGATCTAAGGGGATTGCTGATGGAAGGGCGTATTTATCGCTGGGTTCCTCCAGTTGGATCGCGATCACGTCGAAAAAACCGATTTTGGATACGAAATATAAGCCTTTTGTTTTTGCCCATGTAGCGGATGATATGTATGCATCGGCTACCAGTATTTTTGCGGCCGGTTCCAGTTTTCGCTGGGTAAGGGATAATATTTGCACCGATATTTTAGAAAAGGAAAGGAAAGGCGAGATCAAAGACGCCTATCTTGAAATGAATCAAATGATTCAGGGATCCCCGATCGGGGCAAACAAGCTTATTTTTAATCCAAGCCTTGCGGGCGGCGCCAGCTTTGAGGAAAGTAAAAATATCTGCGGCGGATTTGTGGGACTTACTATGAGCCATACGCGAAATGATCTTGTAAGATCGGCAATGGAAGGGATCACATATAACCTTAAATATGTTTTTGATATTTTGACCATTTACCAACAGGATATTAAGGAGATGCTTTTGGTGGGAGGAGGAGCAAAAAGCCAGGTTTGGCGCCAGATGTTTGCTGATGTTTTCGGTATTGATATTGTTAAAACGTGTATCGACCAGGATGCAGCGTCGCTGGGCGCAGCGTCCCTGGTCGCCTATGGGCTTGGTTATTGGAATGATTATACGATCATAGACAAAATACATGAAATACAGAGTATTGAAAAGCCCGATAAGCAAGCATTTGCGCAATATCAAAAGTTTTATAAGGTACATAGGGATATCGCACATTTTATGGCATTGAGCGGAGATGAACTTACAAACGTCAAAATAAGTTAA
- a CDS encoding DeoR/GlpR family DNA-binding transcription regulator yields the protein MMKKDENMFAEERKQKIVDLVNRETKTTVDFLCETFSVSPATIRNDLRDLEGSGLLKRTHGGAISNRQVTYEPNFGQKEIENKLAKEAIGRFATQYIQRGDSIIIDTGTTTYEMAKQLVGCEDLTVITNDLQIAAFLERNSNAVIIMPGGTIRRHYHYVSGSTVTDTIRKLNVDKAFIAANGVSIKRGLTSPNMDTAVIKSEFIGAADEVIVLADSSKVEQNKFVKFADFANIDLMITDEAVDPAFVEEAKKVGVDVQIAYQSEI from the coding sequence ATGATGAAAAAAGATGAGAATATGTTTGCAGAAGAAAGAAAACAAAAAATCGTTGATCTCGTAAATAGGGAAACAAAAACCACGGTTGATTTTCTTTGCGAGACTTTTTCGGTCTCACCTGCAACCATAAGAAACGATTTAAGGGATCTTGAGGGAAGCGGACTTTTAAAAAGGACGCATGGCGGAGCCATTAGCAACCGACAGGTTACGTATGAACCTAATTTTGGGCAGAAAGAAATCGAGAATAAGCTAGCAAAGGAGGCCATTGGAAGATTTGCAACGCAATATATTCAGCGAGGGGATTCCATCATTATCGATACTGGAACGACGACTTATGAAATGGCAAAGCAATTGGTGGGCTGTGAAGACCTGACGGTCATTACAAACGATTTGCAGATCGCAGCGTTCCTGGAACGAAACTCCAATGCCGTTATCATTATGCCGGGCGGAACCATACGAAGACATTATCATTATGTTTCTGGAAGTACGGTAACCGATACGATAAGAAAATTGAATGTAGATAAGGCGTTTATCGCGGCAAACGGCGTAAGTATAAAAAGGGGATTGACTTCCCCGAATATGGATACGGCCGTGATAAAAAGCGAATTTATTGGAGCGGCGGATGAAGTGATCGTATTGGCGGATAGTTCAAAGGTTGAACAAAATAAATTTGTTAAGTTTGCAGATTTCGCCAACATTGACCTTATGATCACAGACGAAGCGGTTGATCCGGCTTTTGTTGAAGAAGCAAAGAAAGTGGGGGTGGATGTCCAGATCGCATATCAATCTGAGATTTAA
- a CDS encoding MBL fold metallo-hydrolase RNA specificity domain-containing protein, whose product MNLTFLGAAHEVTGSCYYLKACGKNILVDCGMKQGPDEYQSQTLPFPAAEIDCVLLTHAHIDHSGLLPLLYKNGFRGNIYATGATADLCGIMLRDSAHIQMFEAEWRNRKGKRAGRAEYVPLYEMDDAADVLSCFVPCRYETDIALYDGISVRFTDAGHLLGSSSITIDMAENGIHKKIVFSGDIGNSGQPLIRDPQYLTDADYVVMESTYGDRSHGVRPDYVAELAAIIQKTFDRGGNLVIPSFAVGRTQELLYFMRIIKERSLVSGHGNFNVYVDSPLAIEATNIFNENSRGYYDEEAAELVKKHINPIAFPGLKTSVTSEDSKMINADKQPKVIISASGMCDAGRIKHHLKHNLWRRECTVLFVGYQAGGTLGRNILDGAQQVKLFGEDVTVLAEIRTLEGISAHADNGGLMRWVRSFAPQPQRVFVTHGQAAVCDFFAGRLKDELSLDSFAPYPGAQVDLLKNSILTEGVKEKARAKTPSRPDTVFDRLVAAGERLLGVIRKNRGGANKSLAKFTDQINSLSDKWDR is encoded by the coding sequence ATGAATCTGACGTTTTTAGGCGCCGCACACGAGGTAACAGGCAGCTGTTACTATTTAAAAGCGTGCGGCAAAAACATACTGGTTGATTGCGGTATGAAGCAAGGCCCGGACGAATACCAGAGCCAAACATTGCCGTTTCCCGCTGCGGAAATAGACTGCGTACTGCTGACACATGCGCACATCGACCATTCGGGGCTGCTGCCCCTCCTGTATAAAAATGGCTTCCGCGGCAATATCTATGCCACCGGCGCGACCGCCGACCTGTGCGGCATTATGCTGCGCGACAGTGCGCACATCCAAATGTTCGAGGCCGAGTGGCGCAACCGTAAAGGAAAACGCGCGGGGCGCGCGGAATATGTCCCGCTGTATGAGATGGACGACGCGGCCGACGTCCTTTCCTGCTTTGTCCCCTGTCGCTACGAAACAGATATTGCACTATACGACGGAATATCCGTCCGCTTTACCGACGCCGGACACCTGCTGGGCTCATCCAGTATCACCATCGATATGGCGGAAAATGGTATCCATAAAAAAATTGTCTTTTCCGGCGATATCGGGAATTCAGGCCAGCCGCTGATCCGCGACCCGCAATACCTTACGGATGCGGACTACGTCGTCATGGAGAGCACGTACGGCGACCGCAGCCACGGGGTGCGCCCGGACTATGTGGCAGAGCTCGCGGCCATCATCCAGAAAACTTTTGACCGCGGCGGCAACCTTGTGATTCCTTCCTTTGCCGTTGGGCGCACACAGGAGCTCCTTTATTTCATGCGCATCATAAAGGAGAGATCCCTCGTAAGCGGCCATGGCAATTTCAACGTCTATGTCGACAGTCCCCTCGCCATCGAGGCTACCAATATTTTCAACGAGAACAGCCGTGGATATTATGACGAAGAGGCGGCGGAGCTTGTAAAAAAGCATATCAACCCCATCGCCTTTCCTGGCCTTAAGACCTCTGTCACCAGCGAAGATTCCAAGATGATCAATGCGGACAAGCAGCCAAAGGTCATCATCTCCGCCAGCGGCATGTGCGACGCGGGACGCATCAAACACCATTTAAAGCACAATCTCTGGCGGCGGGAATGTACCGTACTCTTCGTCGGTTACCAGGCGGGCGGCACCTTAGGGCGCAACATACTCGACGGTGCACAGCAAGTCAAGCTGTTTGGCGAGGACGTCACCGTACTTGCCGAAATACGCACGCTCGAAGGGATCAGCGCACATGCGGACAACGGCGGGCTCATGCGCTGGGTACGCAGCTTTGCGCCCCAGCCGCAGCGCGTATTCGTCACGCATGGCCAGGCCGCCGTATGCGATTTCTTTGCCGGCAGGCTGAAAGACGAGCTTTCGCTCGATTCCTTCGCTCCCTATCCCGGAGCGCAGGTCGACCTTTTGAAAAACAGCATCCTTACGGAAGGCGTCAAGGAAAAAGCACGTGCCAAGACGCCCTCGCGGCCGGATACCGTCTTTGACCGCCTCGTCGCGGCAGGCGAGCGCCTGTTGGGCGTGATCCGCAAAAACCGCGGAGGCGCGAATAAAAGCCTTGCCAAATTTACCGACCAGATCAACAGCCTTTCCGATAAGTGGGACAGATAA
- a CDS encoding sugar phosphate isomerase/epimerase family protein produces the protein MKLGFFAANYAHLSLEEVAKIMQPYGYQMMEIPAYNDCQQFDCHEILKSNNASNLKKMLKDHDIEISALSNHADSLLILGPHSEDTDALYKGTPEEKIKYGTENLLATARAANALEVPVVNGFTGVTNWGRYFPFPCADGWAKMELQFVERFIPILDKFKEYGVKFAVEPHPNNMIYDIHTAKRALELVEYHPCLGYNLDPANLVSLGLRIENFIDELGDRIFHVHAKDGEIVEHNLQRGGILMQGDWQRIDRAFRFRIPGWGSVPWKKIITELSMVGYDYVLSYEHEDVTMSVGDGVKKVSSFLLPLFIEAPYEGRKDKIFNNPR, from the coding sequence ATGAAATTAGGCTTTTTCGCCGCTAATTACGCGCATCTTTCCTTGGAAGAAGTCGCAAAGATCATGCAGCCGTACGGTTATCAAATGATGGAGATTCCCGCATATAACGATTGTCAACAGTTTGACTGCCACGAAATACTAAAAAGCAACAACGCTTCTAATCTGAAAAAAATGCTGAAGGATCACGATATCGAAATCTCCGCTTTATCCAACCATGCGGATTCCCTCTTGATCCTCGGCCCTCACAGCGAAGATACCGACGCGCTATATAAGGGTACGCCGGAAGAGAAAATAAAATATGGCACCGAAAACCTGTTGGCTACCGCAAGGGCTGCCAACGCACTCGAGGTTCCCGTTGTTAACGGCTTTACGGGCGTCACCAATTGGGGCAGGTACTTCCCCTTCCCATGCGCTGACGGATGGGCTAAAATGGAATTGCAATTTGTAGAACGTTTTATCCCCATTCTGGATAAATTCAAAGAATACGGCGTAAAATTTGCCGTAGAGCCACATCCTAATAACATGATTTACGATATTCACACAGCAAAAAGGGCGCTTGAACTTGTAGAGTACCATCCTTGTCTTGGGTATAACCTCGATCCTGCTAACCTCGTTTCTCTTGGGTTAAGGATCGAAAACTTTATAGATGAGCTCGGCGATAGAATTTTTCACGTACACGCAAAAGACGGCGAAATTGTCGAACACAATTTGCAACGCGGCGGAATCCTTATGCAGGGCGATTGGCAGCGGATCGACCGCGCATTTCGGTTCAGGATTCCCGGCTGGGGAAGCGTGCCGTGGAAAAAAATTATTACTGAACTTTCCATGGTAGGATATGATTATGTTTTAAGTTATGAGCATGAAGATGTGACCATGAGTGTCGGCGATGGCGTGAAAAAGGTTTCCTCTTTCCTGCTTCCGCTTTTTATAGAAGCTCCTTACGAAGGCCGAAAAGACAAAATATTCAATAACCCCAGGTGA